AAGTAACGGGGTATTAGAGTTGCCTGTGGGAAGATGAGCGATTTTCTTACCTCCTCTAACGATATTAAGACTTATTACAACATGTTGCTATTGTTCTTCATTTCTAGAAAATAGCTAGGTTCTTAAGCAAAAAGAAGACCCTGAGGCTGCCCGAATTTCACTTGAGGTTCAGCTAGACCCTCCTCAAATGACTTCAGTAAGGTGGGTATTATCCTTTAGGACACTCCTCGAGACAGTCTTGGCGTTCTGAGCAACTATTTCAACGATGAGGAGCTGTCTCCAGAGTCTTAAGCGACGGGTGAAAAAGTTCCACAAGCCATACCACCACGAGATTTCAAGACACTTGAGGAACATGCACAGAGGAAAACTCATCATGAGCCTCAGCCTCCAGTCCTGCGTGTGCAACTCCTGGAACTTCATGGCCATGCAGCCCATCTGCAGTGTCCCTGTCCTCTGGGCCACCTGCTGAAGGGACCCATCATCCACACCAAAGAGCTTCTGGTAGTTTTCAAAACTCTCCTGGAGGTCAGCAGTATCAGACATgcggctcacagctgtctcctgGGGTCTCATGAGCATGCTATTCTTCAGGGACAACGCCTTCTCGCTGATGCTCCTGTCACAGATTCCAGAAAGAGTCTCTAAGGAATCTTCATACCTGATGTTGGAGAGGTCTCTTCTCAGTTTGTCTCTAAGCTTAGTGAAATCGAGAGAATCAGGACTAAAGTTGGATACTAGGAATATGGGGGGCACCTCCACCCCCTCCTTCTGGAGGTTTTCCTGGATGTTCTTTTGGATGTTCTGCCGTAGCTGGAGTTCTGGGAGGGCACTTGTGTCGAGGTCCCTGTCCAGCTTTGTCCAGACGACATAGAACCTCCTTCTCATGCTCTGCATGGCTTTGGCTAGCTTCACATGATTCGAACTGAACTGCTCAGAAGCAATGATGATAATCAGATCACATTTGCTGAAGTCCATCTCCTCCAGGTAGTTCTCCATGCTCAGGGATGTGACCCCTGTGCCAGGCAGGTCCCACAGATCCACATTGGGAAACTTGGAGGAGGAGTATAGGGCTGGTTTCTGGGTGGTCCTCACCACCCCAGTGGGAGCTGAATCCTCTTCCTCATGTCCAATCTCCCTAAGAGCATTGATGAAGGATGACATGCCATTGCCGGAGTCCCCAGTTACAGCAATTCTTATTGGGTGTCTAGACATACTCTTCATTATATCATTAACCACAAAGATCAGTTTCAGCAAGTTCCCCTCCTTCACAGCCTCACCAATTTTCTTATTGACTTCTTGAGATCTGAGGATCTGGTTGGTACAGAATGACTCATTAGCGGTGATGGATTTAGACGATGGACTGATGAGGGATTTTGCCATGTTTATGAAAAGTGTGACAGCCTGCAGAAGACAAGAAGACACTGGATGACACAGGAATCCACAGAAGTCACATACCCCAGTTATGGGAGTCACATCTGCCAGCGGAGACAGCATAGCAACTCCCTTGAACAGAGTATGGTACCTCCTCTGGGATGAGCTCTCCCTGCAGCTGCATGGCCCTTCCCCATGCCTACCTTATAGCTGCCCTGCGGACCTTTGAGTCCAAGCTACAGAATGTCAGCTGGGTCCTTCAGTGGGAAAATGGGTAGGCAGGTCTGACCACTGCAGAAGCCAGCTTTCCACAGCCAGTCATCCACTCTGCTTCTCCTCACGAGTCAAATATTcattggaggtggtggtggcgtacacctttaatcccagctctcaggaggcagaagcaggtgaatttctatgagtttctggccagtctgacctacacagtgtgttccaggtcaaccaggactacatagtgagaccctgtcttcagaagaaagatggattttgtgtttgtgtgtgttgcatgcgcacacatgtgcatgtgtgtgcatgttggtcAAGGGTGTTATTCCTAAGGAGACTAGTCaccttgtttttaattatttggttttatgtgtatgggtgttttgcctgtgtgtgtatgtgcaccacatgtgcctGGCACTTGAGAGGCCAGAAAGCTGCTGGCTTTCCTGGAAGTGGAGCTACAGATGTTTGTAAACTGCCACATGGGGGCTGAGGATCGTACCCTgcccttctggaagagcagcccgtgctcttgACCACCAAgtcttctccccagcccttgtCTGTTCAGCTGGCCTCTCACTGGAACCTGTGGTTCATTGATGAGGTTAGATTGCGGGGGCAATgagtcccagagatctgcctgtctctactccCCAGCAGTGGGGTTGCAAATCTATTTTGTCACACCTAGGTTTTGGGGTTGTCTtgtgttgcttttggtttttctctgaacagggtctcactatgtagccctgaatatcctggaactcactctgcagaccaggctgactttgaactcacagacatccacctgcctctgcttcccaagtgctgggattaagacatGTGTCTATGCCCGCTTtgttcatgtgggttctgggggctgAACTCATGGCCCTATGCACTCTATTGACTGGATCGTTTCCCCAGCCCAAAGAATTTAACTATTTCTTATCACACTATGAAAATTTTGATACCATTCATCTGTAACTACCTTCACAGTAAACACCAGTAACCCATCAACTTCAGCAGACAGGACAAACCAAACTTCCCAAATAACCCAATGATTcggtcttttgtttatttgatttttagatttatttgtatgtatgcttgctttgcttgcatgtatgtctgtatactatGTGTGTGCCTCCTGTCCTCAGAAAGTGGAAGAGGCTTTCAGATCTTCTGAGAGGGGAGTACAGTTttgagccacaatgtgggtgccgggaatagTTGAGCTGCCAGTGTGCTTAActgcctagccatctctccagtcccaacctACTGATTCTTAATAAGCAGTAAATTTTTGTGTCCCTGTGTGTTGACATTGGTACTAAAATAAGGATTCAGACTATTCTGCAAACGGGAGCTGACTGAATCCTTATCATGAGATTGAAGCATTTGTGAACCAGGGTTGTAGTGAGAATTGGCTGGGGTGACCTTGTGGGTTGTAGTCAAGATCACGGCTCCCCACATTGTTTCTGGGGGATGGGCCATCTTCACAACCCCACTATTAGCAGGGATTGTTGAATCATGGAATTTGGAGAAACACATAAATCTGTGTTCCAAGGACATGATCAAAATGGCTGCAGAACAAACTATCCCTTATgtccttaagaaaagaaaaactctattAAAATGATCAGATGGCTGCGAGGCAGTGATGATGCatggctttaaccccagcacttgggaggcaaaggcacaCGGATCTCTGTGatatcgaggccagcctggtttacagagctagttctaagaggctgttacacagagaaaccctgtcttgaaaaaccataaaccaaaacaacaacaacaacagaacatgATCAGATGGCATCTTGGGCCAAAATAAAAGCTTCCCCCATTTTGCTATAACCGCCACTCTGATGTACCCAGCAATGTATTTTAAGAATACCTTAATTTCtggctttttattgttgttgttgagtaaatctataaaaacttcatgaagCTTTCATGTTAGAACATGAATGTGAGGTGACCTAAATCTCTCTTCCTGGGTCATGATAAGtcaaaatggctccagaataaactacctCTTATTTCCTTTAAAGGAAAATCAAAAAGACAGGTTGCTTGGACATCAAAGCCCTTCTTTATACATCACcaccaatatttaaaaaaaaattaaacccaagAGGCTGGGGTGTTATCAGTTGATGAGAGTACCTGCCTAGCAAGCATGCATCCCTGAGGTGATGTCAGGAGCATTTATCATGAGCTATTGTGGGCCATGACAGAACTACAGCTTATAGCGGTGATAATTCAGGTGTTGGCCCACCTGAGAAATCATTCTCAGATGGAGGAAGCCTGCCTGGCAAAACCAGCAGGACCACTGACTCTGAAACTGCTGCTTTCATCTGTAATTTTGCGTGTGCAATAACAGCTATGATAGCTCGCCATTACTATGCATTTTCATGTAATGTGTACATGTAATCTCATGATAACATCTCAATATACGGGCACACACATTTGTAGATGGTCGAAAAGATTACTTCTCTCTATACTATATTCTCCACATTACGGTGAGAAACGTAGAAGCCTGTTCGCTATCATTAGCCTTACTGAAAGAGAAAGTTGGCCAGACCAGACATGTGTCCTTCTGGACAGGTCACACACGGAACTTTCACAGATTTTACTTACGAAATTGCTGGCATCTGTCCTTGTAGGACCTAAGACTTCAGAGGATTTATGATGAATTAGGATGGTATTGCAGGTGTCTCTCCTTGTTCTTAGTCCTTCAAGAGACCAATAGCACCTAACTGACTAACCATGTCCAGATATTATAAATCACCCTTAAGAaatgtattattaaaaaaaaagaaatgtattattTGCCTTTTCCTTAGACCTCTCAATGGTTTAGTTTTCTCCCTTTTAACCTGTAGCGGCCCCTTTAAGAGACGGTGGGAACCTCctcacagctgcagctgcagtCGGCTACAAACTAGCTGATAAGTTTTTGCTAAGCATCTTCAAAGAATGCCTGTGTTCCCGAGAACTTTCCTTGTTGCTTTACTATTACTAACAAGTTGCTAATGAATTAGCAACTTGGGAATTTGTTATAGTGGAAGAAATAGATTGAAAAGAAataagatggaggaggagaaggaggaggaggaatgtaaAGTAATTAGAACAAGAATAAATTGGAATAGAGATTTGTAACAGAGAATTGGAATTAGAATTGAGATAGAGAATTAAAGCAAAGAAATTATTAACGATTAGGACAGAAGAATTAGGGTAGAGGcagaagaacaaagagagaagaataaagaacacaAGAGTAGAAAGAACATGTGTGAGAAGATTCTTGTCCTAAAGTCTTCAGATTTTAGTTCCTACCCCTATTGTGGCATCTCTTTTTTAACCCTGAGTGAAAACTTTTATGGCAGGCCCTTGAAAGTTTTCAATAGGTGAATCCCTAGTGTCATAGTAAACTGTCACTGGGCGTGGTGTCATACacttctattcccagcacttagaagtTGGAGGCAGAAGAATAAGAAAGTAAGGGCATCCTCACC
The Microtus pennsylvanicus isolate mMicPen1 chromosome 11, mMicPen1.hap1, whole genome shotgun sequence genome window above contains:
- the LOC142860791 gene encoding immunity-related GTPase family M protein 3-like isoform X1 — encoded protein: MMWLNEIWKAVTLFINMAKSLISPSSKSITANESFCTNQILRSQEVNKKIGEAVKEGNLLKLIFVVNDIMKSMSRHPIRIAVTGDSGNGMSSFINALREIGHEEEDSAPTGVVRTTQKPALYSSSKFPNVDLWDLPGTGVTSLSMENYLEEMDFSKCDLIIIIASEQFSSNHVKLAKAMQSMRRRFYVVWTKLDRDLDTSALPELQLRQNIQKNIQENLQKEGVEVPPIFLVSNFSPDSLDFTKLRDKLRRDLSNIRYEDSLETLSGICDRSISEKALSLKNSMLMRPQETAVSRMSDTADLQESFENYQKLFGVDDGSLQQVAQRTGTLQMGCMAMKFQELHTQDWRLRLMMSFPLCMFLKCLEISWWYGLWNFFTRRLRLWRQLLIVEIVAQNAKTVSRSVLKDNTHLTEVI
- the LOC142860791 gene encoding immunity-related GTPase family M protein 3-like isoform X3, yielding MLSPLADVTPITGVCDFCGFLCHPVSSCLLQAVTLFINMAKSLISPSSKSITANESFCTNQILRSQEVNKKIGEAVKEGNLLKLIFVVNDIMKSMSRHPIRIAVTGDSGNGMSSFINALREIGHEEEDSAPTGVVRTTQKPALYSSSKFPNVDLWDLPGTGVTSLSMENYLEEMDFSKCDLIIIIASEQFSSNHVKLAKAMQSMRRRFYVVWTKLDRDLDTSALPELQLRQNIQKNIQENLQKEGVEVPPIFLVSNFSPDSLDFTKLRDKLRRDLSNIRYEDSLETLSGICDRSISEKALSLKNSMLMRPQETAVSRMSDTADLQESFENYQKLFGVDDGSLQQVAQRTGTLQMGCMAMKFQELHTQDWRLRLMMSFPLCMFLKCLEISWWYGLWNFFTRRLRLWRQLLIVEIVAQNAKTVSRSVLKDNTHLTEVI
- the LOC142860791 gene encoding immunity-related GTPase family M protein 3-like isoform X2; the protein is MAKSLISPSSKSITANESFCTNQILRSQEVNKKIGEAVKEGNLLKLIFVVNDIMKSMSRHPIRIAVTGDSGNGMSSFINALREIGHEEEDSAPTGVVRTTQKPALYSSSKFPNVDLWDLPGTGVTSLSMENYLEEMDFSKCDLIIIIASEQFSSNHVKLAKAMQSMRRRFYVVWTKLDRDLDTSALPELQLRQNIQKNIQENLQKEGVEVPPIFLVSNFSPDSLDFTKLRDKLRRDLSNIRYEDSLETLSGICDRSISEKALSLKNSMLMRPQETAVSRMSDTADLQESFENYQKLFGVDDGSLQQVAQRTGTLQMGCMAMKFQELHTQDWRLRLMMSFPLCMFLKCLEISWWYGLWNFFTRRLRLWRQLLIVEIVAQNAKTVSRSVLKDNTHLTEVI